One region of Leishmania panamensis strain MHOM/PA/94/PSC-1 chromosome 28 sequence genomic DNA includes:
- a CDS encoding acyl-CoA dehydrogenase, putative (TriTrypDB/GeneDB-style sysID: LpmP.28.2660): MFRRVGSSPVARRAAALSVAARSLIYTPRIRDMKFLYEEVFNMYDHYKELGNSAAGGSDNIVTKELMDALLEESSKLATQTLFPLYESSDSEGCVLQDGHVTTPKGFKAAYQALAAGGWTSVNESEKYGGQGLPFSVGFTTREIMATANWGFSMYSGLSLGACRTLMSWASEELKGQYLPKLVSGEWSGTMCLTEPQCGTDLSQVKTKAEPSGDGKSYNITGTKIFISAGDHDLTENIIHIVLARLPNSLPSTKGLSLFLVPRHVVNRNGSLEAAKNVECSGLEKKMGIKGSSTCQLSFDKSVGYLIGEPSAGMKQMFTFMNAARMGCALEGVCHAELAFQNGLQYARERRSMRALGGAKEPEKPADRIICHANVRQNLLFAKAVAEGGRALLTDVGRLLDMHAAATDAVKASALDHEIGFYTPIAKACVTEWGVEAASRLLQVWGGHGYIKGNGMEQILRDSRIGTIYEGTTGVQALDFIGRKVLSTKGGNQAKRFGKRVSKLAWAHLFSTGALGRYARQLWLMQKHWRIATTRIGMMALKNRDAVAASSEDFLMYTGYMVLGYYWLRMAEVAQRKVAAGQDADGFYQTKLDTCEYVFTRILPRVEAHKRIMQAEPTLCAYKEENWDI, from the coding sequence AACATAGTCACGAAAGAGCTGATGGATGCGCTACTGGAGGAGAGCTCGAAGCTTGCGACGCAGACTCTCTTTCCGCTGTACGAATCCAGCGACAGTGAAGGCTGTGTGCTACAGGATGGCCATGTGACGACGCCAAAGGGGTTCAAGGCGGCGTACCAGGCGCTCGCAGCGGGTGGCTGGACGAGTGTTAATGAGTCCGAGAAGTATGGCGGGCAGGGGTTGCCCTTCTCGGTCGGTTTCACGACGCGTGAAATTATGGCGACAGCAAATTGGGGCTTCAGCATGTACTCCGGACTCTCTCTGGGCGCCTGCCGCACGCTCATGTCCTGGGCGAGCGAGGAGCTCAAGGGCCAGTACCTGCCAAAGCTTGTGAGTGGCGAGTGGAGTGGGACGATGTGCCTGACGGAGCCGCAGTGCGGGACAGACCTGTCGCAGGTGAAGACGAAGGCGGAGCCGTCCGGCGACGGCAAGTCGTACAACATCACCGGCACGAAGATCTTCATCTCCGCCGGCGACCACGACCTAACGGAGAACATCATTCACATCGTGCTTGCGCGGCTGCCAAACTCACTGCCGTCGACGAAGGGACTGTCGCTGTTCCTCGTTCCACGGCATGTTGTGAATCGTAACGGGTCGCTGGAGGCTGCGAAGAACGTGGAGTGCAGTGGGTTAGAGAAGAAAATGGGGATCAAGGGCAGCTCGACGTGCCAGCTGAGCTTCGACAAGTCTGTGGGGTACCTGATCGGCGAGCCGAGCGCCGGGATGAAGCAGATGTTCACGTTCATGAACGCTGCGCGAATGGGGTGTGCGCTGGAGGGTGTGTGCCACGCGGAGCTTGCGTTCCAGAACGGACTACAGTACGCACGCGAGCGGCGGTCGATGCGCGCCCTTGGCGGCGCAAAGGAGCCGGAGAAGCCAGCAGACCGGATCATTTGCCATGCGAACGTGCGGCAGAATTTGCTGTTTGCGAAGGCTGTTGCGGAGGGTGGGCGTGCATTGCTGACCGACGTTGGGCGGCTGCTGGATAtgcacgctgctgcgacggacGCTGTGAAGGCGTCGGCGCTGGACCACGAGATCGGCTTCTACACCCCAATCGCGAAAGCGTGTGTGACGGAGTGGGGCGTGGAGGCTGCGAGCCGGTTGCTGCAGGTGTGGGGCGGGCACGGGTACATCAAGGGTAACGGGATGGAGCAGATACTGCGCGATTCACGCATCGGGACCATCTACGAGGGCACCACCggcgtgcaggcgctggacTTCATTGGGCGCAAGGTGCTGAGCACGAAGGGCGGCAACCAGGCGAAGCGGTTTGGGAAGCGTGTGAGCAAGCTTGCCTGGGCGCACCTGTTTTCGACCGGTGCACTGGGGCGGTACGCGCGGCAACTGTGGCTGATGCAGAAGCACTGGCGGATTGCGACGACGAGGATCGGGATGATGGCATTGAAGAACCGcgacgctgtcgccgcgTCGTCGGAGGATTTTTTAATGTACACGGGTTATATGGTGCTCGGGTACTACTGGCTGCGgatggcagaggtggcgcagcgcaaggTGGCAGCAGGCCAGGATGCGGACGGATTCTACCAGACGAAGCTGGACACGTGTGAGTACGTGTTCACGCGCATTCTGCCGCGCGTGGAAGCCCACAAGAGGATCATGCAAGCGGAGCCAACTCTGTGCGCGTACAAGGAGGAGAACTGGGACATCTGA
- a CDS encoding hypothetical protein (TriTrypDB/GeneDB-style sysID: LpmP.28.2670) has translation MDFRASMRAMLESARQSIRNRAVNPTGKAALKKGRTLDDSSSSSRCPQPKAQPTPPSPSLAVAEGLHFRRDTADDADMAPSEASALSAKESRMQFVRHYHRLLLAFIEDKSKYELELPNLSSLDRLVVHSLAEKCNLSHESAGDRADRVMHLKKDILFFQNPEAARQVNLDDIIEKVLWKESKFQIRYVRSANPAQVAVGDIGSYADEDALEKIERFRRATDEYRHATDMGYSQQELLLAEAGIKGEDGDAAERQGCAVPGRLEEILSRPDDSSALTITAGPASAVSSSPSQQLSPATSTIAVAMARSKATAAAGAAKASAAMMNLYDEVCRTCGSRVRLDGPPQGWKCSHYCTHCTRHSIWCLEEVRTRADPARHHKRRRDGASSAEGEGETGGRRRGEQAVEEIDREEDEGDGAVRHSRTQSRSSSATEEDASEVLTAEDVAEMAATNDFSAKDTNWLREFASRQTAHVADQIAFCIDFSDLTEARLFRRYDGVATSSEAACWYVVLREVRDLSLTVSDLVRELLNEAFVVPSSAAAQDGVENTTPTPAVEAIHTEEAEERAMEHIAIAYPNLSVYGIECVAVCQMRPAVRWASVPQLLINEEALQHLRQRYGARHVFPTQSLEEAVQRAGESNASPFPP, from the coding sequence ATGGACTTCCGTGCCAGCATGCGTGCGATGCTGGAGAGCGCGAGGCAGTCGATTCGCAATCGCGCCGTCAATCCCACTGGCAAGGCCGCACTGAAGAAGGGACGGACTCTTGATGATTCGTCTTCATCCAGCCGATGCCCGCAGCCCAAGGCGCAGCCGacgccaccctccccctccttggCCGTGGCAGAGGGGCTCCACTTTCGGAGGGACACGGCGGATGACGCGGATATGGCCCCATCGGAGGCGAGTGCGCTGAGCGCAAAAGAGAGTCGAATGCAGTTTGTGCGGCATTACCATCGCCTACTGCTCGCCTTCATCGAAGACAAGTCCAAATATGAGCTGGAGCTGCCGAACCTCTCCTCACTGGACCGCCTGGTCGTCCACTCCCTGGCTGAGAAATGCAACTTGTCGCACGAATCCGCCGGCGACCGCGCTGATCGCGTGATGCACCTGAAGAAGGACATTTTGTTCTTTCAGAACCccgaggcggcgcggcaggtTAACCTCGACGACATCATCGAGAAGGTATTGTGGAAGGAGAGCAAATTCCAGATTCGCTACGTACGGTCGGCGAACCCGGCACAGGTGGCAGTCGGCGACATCGGAAGCTACGCTGACGAGGACGCCCTCGAGAAAATCGAGCGGTTTCGCCGTGCCACGGACGAGTACCGGCATGCCACGGACATGGGCTACTCTCaacaggagctgctgctggctgaAGCGGGTATCAAGGGTGAGGACGGTGACGCTGCGGAAAGGCAGGGCTGTGCGGTTCCTGGGAGACTCGAGGAGATCTTGAGCCGACCAGACGATTCCTCTGCGCTGACCATTACGGCGGGGCCAGCGTCCGCGGTGTCCTCGTCTCCGTCTCAGCAGCTGTCGCCAGCAACGTCCACGATTGCGGTTGCAATGGCGCGGTCAAaggcaacggcggcagcgggtgcTGCCAAGGCATCCGCTGCCATGATGAATTTGTACGACGAGGTGTGCCGAACCTGCGGCTCACGAGTGCGACTCGATGGACCACCGCAGGGATGGAAGTGCAGCCACTACTGCACTCATTGCACCCGTCACTCCATTTGGTGtttggaggaggtgaggacCAGGGCGGACCCGGCGAGGCACCACAAGCGAAGGCGCGACGGGGCGTCGTCGGCCGAGGGTGAGGGCGAAACTGGCGGCCGACGTCGTGGTGAGCAAGCTGTGGAGGAGATCGAtcgcgaggaggatgagggcGACGGAGCTGTCCGACATTCCCGCACTCaaagtcgcagcagcagcgcaaccgaggaggacgcgagCGAGGTCCTCACGGCAGAGGACGTggcggagatggcggcgacgaACGACTTCAGTGCTAAGGACACGAACTGGTTGCGCGAGTTTGCCTCACGCCAGACGGCGCATGTGGCCGACCAGATCGCCTTCTGCATCGACTTCAGTGATCTGACCGAGGCACGCCTGTTCCGTCGCTACGACGGCGTAGCAACCTCGTCGGAGGCGGCGTGCTGGTATGTAGTTCTTCGTGAGGTGCGAGATCTATCTTTGACTGTGTCAGACCTCGTGCGAGAGCTCTTGAACGAGGCCTTTGTAGTCCCGTcgtcggctgctgcacaggaTGGTGTCGAGAACACCACACCGACCCCAGCAGTAGAGGCCATTCACACcgaggaagcggaggagcGCGCGATGGAGCACATCGCTATTGCGTATCCAAACCTCTCTGTTTACGGCATCGAATGCGTGGCGGTGTGCCAGATGCGTCCTGCCGTGCGATGGGCCTCCGTGCCCCAGCTGCTCATCAACGAGGAGGCCCTTCAgcacctgcggcagcgctacGGCGCACGGCACGTGTTCCCAACTCAGTCTCTCGAAGAGGCGGTGCAACGCGCTGGCGAGTCTAacgcctccccctttcccccctga
- a CDS encoding DNA repair and recombination protein, putative (TriTrypDB/GeneDB-style sysID: LpmP.28.2680), with amino-acid sequence MKPITATHALYSNLFQESFVNPFNGRLTGTSSLAAKLLCSVGFYRKVSNPLQLEWSPAEYMTTLQKIVSAEQLKAARRQERQARQERRVSKVAAKTRKLLAPATRQTRAGDSRAKLSAKCSVSGEAFMPVGEAMTSARSQLLRPFLRHGPDHWMANVAKLLERHDAFTYLHKELERLYSRLSAAYMTPKLDTPTDPSTVGMTITQDQRHVVKLALSGFNLFVGGSAGTGKTVLLKYIYRELSQMGLRVAMTATTGVTAVQLGGCTFHHAFNAPLDAAPHRWDANALRAVDVVIIDEVSLLDACMLDAFDMEARLARMHHRPFGGLQLIACGDFLQLSREDTLPAYESAAFTHLVSLRLVTPMRHAADDPLMRLLEDLRHGRFDTKCFAALDRPIPANSTHVTYLFPRRREAQQLNDLKLSELTTQEMTFTPQRGPLQLCGTFTHSALVELNRDADGMRAAMPHRERLLEMIREESQHVCAGGHRKDGGERELAPCVADHELVIMPVRTEGALVTRFALRLRCRERELPTSGTRGGCVGSADSGEDCTSTQPSVLSAGDVPALVVDPTHSGAPAAISVSTLRRPITTLATKRTRRIIAPFSAAEWEEIATAVATRLGGRVVTMLEEEPSSMVPLSVTMALADMTSSDVALSLAPLRLKLGCRVMVNRNLSRTVSNGSVGIVEAFAPPDINLFPRRTDRSARAVFQRVCQQKLFAQLPIVRLLGGEVVQIPPISITLGGTAQSYFYGHEVLTIPLQLGYAFTVHKVQGLTLQGTVVLDCEKFFDCAHLIYVACSRVRKLDQLVVYRVQPSMIIVRRSALEFSNKLQDARNLNVVDLPPSTARSSWSQHPHTQQRVFFSTPA; translated from the coding sequence ATGAAGCCCATCACGGCAACCCACGCACTCTACTCGAATCTTTTTCAGGAAAGTTTCGTGAACCCTTTCAACGGACGCCTCACCGGTACGAGCTCCTTGGCCGCCAAGTTGCTGTGTAGCGTTGGCTTCTATCGAAAGGTGTCAAACCCGCTGCAGCTTGAATGGAGCCCTGCGGAGTACATGACAACGCTCCAGAAAATTGTGTCAGCTGAGCAACTGAAGGCAGCGCGTCGACAGGAGCGACAGGCACGGCAGGAGCGCCGAGTCTCGAAGGTTGCTGCTAAGACGAGAAAGTTGTTGGCACCAGCCACTAGGCAAACAAGGGCGGGAGACTCGCGTGCAAAGTTATCGGCGAAGTGCAGTGTATCTGGGGAAGCCTTTATGCCAGTAGGCGAGGCGATGACATCGGCACGCAGTCAGCTGCTTCGGCCATTCCTGCGACATGGACCCGACCACTGGATGGCGAACGTGGCAAAGCTCCTCGAGCGGCACGACGCCTTCACGTACCTCCAcaaggagctggagcggctCTACAGCCGTCTGAGCGCAGCGTACATGACGCCGAAGCTCGACACCCCCACGGACCCCAGCACAGTAGGCATGACTATCACTCAGGATCAGCGCCACGTGGTGAAGTTGGCACTGAGCGGCTTCAATTTGTtcgtcggcggcagcgccgggACGGGTAAGACAGTGCTACTCAAGTACATCTACCGCGAGCTTTCCCAGATGGGGCTACGGGTTGCCATGACGGCCACCACAGGCGTGACGGCCGTTCAGCTCGGCGGCTGCACCTTCCACCACGCCTTCAATGCGCCGCTCGACGCGGCACCGCATCGGTGGGACGCCAATGCGTTGCGAGCCGTCGATGTAGTCATTATAGACGAGGTTTCGTTGCTCGATGCATGCATGCTAGACGCCTTCGACATGGAGGCGCGACTGGCTCGCATGCATCACAGACCGTTCGGCGGGCTGCAACTCATCGCGTGCGGCGACTTCCTGCAGCTTTCACGCGAGGACACCCTACCGGCGTACGAAAGTGCCGCCTTCACGCATTTGGTCTCACTGCGCCTCGTCACTCCAATGCGACACGCTGCGGACGACCCGCTCATGAGGCTGCTGGAGGATCTACGGCATGGCCGCTTCGACACGAAGTGTTTCGCTGCCCTCGATAGACCAATACCAGCGAACAGCACTCACGTCACGTACCTCTTTCCTCGACGCCGCGAGGCACAGCAGCTCAATGACCTTAAGCTGAGTGAGCTAACGACGCAGGAGATGACCTTCACCCCGCAGCGTGGACCGCTGCAGTTGTGTGGAACCTTCACGCACTCAGCGTTGGTGGAGCTAAACAGAGACGCTGACGGTATGCGAGCTGCCATGCCACACCGAGAGCGCCTGCTGGAGATGATTCGCGAGGAGTCgcagcacgtgtgcgccggTGGTCATCGCAAGGAtggaggtgagagagagcTTGCGCCGTGTGTCGCGGATCACGAGCTGGTCATAATGCCCGTGCGAACCGAGGGGGCGCTGGTGACGCGCTTCGCTTTGCGATTGCGGTGTCGAGAGCGAGAGTTGCCCACGTCTGGAACGAGAGGTGGGTGCGTTGGCAGTGCTGACAGCGGCGAGGACTGTACCTCTACGCAGCCTTCGGTACTTTCTGCGGGCGACGTGCCGGCCCTCGTGGTCGACCCGACTCACAGCGGTGCCCCCGCTGCCATCTCGGTGAGCACGCTGCGCAGGCCGATTACCACTCTCGCGACGAAGCGAACGCGTCGCATCATAGCACCTTTCTCTGCCGCTGAGTGGGAAGAGATTGcaaccgccgtcgccacgcgACTCGGCGGCCGCGTTGTCAcgatgctggaggaggagccgtCCTCTATGGTACCGCTGAGTGTGACCATGGCGCTTGCAGACATGACAAGCTCCGACGTTGCCCTTTCccttgcgccgctgcgactCAAGCTAGGGTGTCGAGTCATGGTGAATCGCAACCTCTCACGAACGGTGTCGAATGGAAGCGTCGGTATTGTTGAGGCCTTTGCCCCACCAGACATCAACCTCTTCCCGCGCCGTACCGACCGCTCTGCGCGCGCCGTGTTCCAGCGTGTGTGTCAACAGAAGCTGTTTGCACAGCTCCCCATTGTGCGCCTCCTTGGCggggaggtggtgcagaTTCCACCCATCTCGATCACCCTCGGTGGCACGGCGCAGAGCTACTTCTACGGCCACGAGGTGCTCACCATACCGCTGCAACTCGGCTACGCCTTCACGGTGCATAAGGTGCAGGGGTTGACACTGCAAGGTACAGTGGTGTTGGACTGCGAGAAGTTCTTTGACTGCGCACACCTAATCTACGTCGCGTGCTCGAGAGTACGGAAGCTCGATCAGCTTGTTGTTTATCGCGTCCAGCCAAGCATGATCATTGTGCGTCGCAGCGCACTGGAGTTCTCCAACAAGCTGCAGGACGCGAGAAACTTGAATGTCGTAGATTTGCCACCTTCGACTGCGCGCTCTTCTTGGTctcaacacccacacacacaacagcgcgtttttttttctacaCCAGCCTAA
- a CDS encoding hypothetical protein (TriTrypDB/GeneDB-style sysID: LpmP.28.2690) produces the protein MTTAGLSRAYAVLRQLDVLRAESITNPLPISGDRHPRARSAEPGTSELASPPFRSRGESAGRSVRLQEFRPPLPAERRGLHASHGDIIWEDLTNMDVTELSSFPPAEATHYRGYSKHPYTYAPVGSHLRPDSPSHDGPQRELSQLTAAEGGCHAAAATTSAGTQPHHSSLSGEYTADDGHDQHVPPPPPLSRTNDASLLLLSSSNSPLPHHRYRREVSTERPLRRSPPVRAAVPSPAVLPSLFTSEAARAAAVQASSSLELCFDKDDMHAVLASAAAAAASPVLTGRTQQGWGAVQPSSAQLDGAAVAETDALCRIHRRITHDAHRGTEAASTYTQSLGTSVDASVTAEAVATPSSLNYSPLMAMPDDDAQSASSSSDVTAADGGRHPLWQLPMSRNGVGDKQPRRHRIAAASAASPSAPVKDVFITHGVGRPLGALPQGSRSVGQRHQREATAPAAVAPLCGVSSPPPSGDLSSLSTAAGPSVRADGGRGANAAEARQPQEEEERTSLSRDCYLPPHVMPSPRDAVDTGPFPPRAPADRSDKGVGDDGSGCNGDREGSDGLRFNDLFPGSGGEGSIGQEGHPREDESLPLRDFSGAVEERSVQRAAAHIDHQRCDSYRPSQGNSRGQNFTRDARHRVIPLFPAAYRNAVPFLDYLERVNAASSHQLLKELAAMREAWVTSTQVEDAAGGGGEYSRRATESVVVDCLAMDLLLNKASALECIVVPWLRTRLESMMAVHSAERVNSGAGNYRNQGKAVAANALRRTEADAEGVGEGVAAVNNSVLCAIIGLGGVAFTLLPTLLQLLLWLPPPSPASVCDARLVGLAIRTVGGAEGLETVIRIVQQQTEGAHVLTAAAYALSTYSFELVGHTSAVCIPAGAMRQFGAGGGADSLFQLVPDDFSSSTASSFSASPMMEELRPLWSRDPLLLSPTATTGAPTGLHLLYLQSPPPYRPTHVMVDAEVARCELLAYLRTDQFCITHAYPYIMVLLNDALNARLLSAVLTPTALSLYSPILFQLRRGLHRVLADDITNTAPHQRGNVGSCDIDDKAATAQGLLRLPLLPYSLHRFFAGEKDMLFALESALVHALLARSATALVQEQALMSLSSLPPEARVHVVQPVTDFFISSARKLHLRQTTTMRRFAAQASRGDPPATGPGPCNGAGGVDASENVTVAAAIAAGTVCVNSLASSSCVDGCIAALVPVFQELLHSPLWRVRHAACVGLSRIGPLTADPSSIVHFLLTRLALQDPLAEDERSLSQSPSAVATWSPQLPLQCATVVWCLAQQRQGGVRALLQLLQDPKQPPQVHHWCAFQLAEVDVHEACAKLNGGDSPEADALLDELVQVLGKLIVTQGALEEDTMLLCVRALAEVVHRHHTTATSPVSSAAAPAAVVAAFLLDTIQSAHEAAGCCQGEEPNTCFTVLTSVLEAALLPTNVLKALCLYLCRYGGGHGELYVCELLLQSSSVAVRTAAAFGLRGCGAKALRSVVFGMNDGSFDVRREAFETLTAIGAPAALEVLQQRPAEHRHQVQAALRDCLLQDASRPVSRKVAEAVYRALLSEELLGARELS, from the coding sequence ATGACGACCGCCGGCCTCTCACGTGCGtacgcggtgctgcgccaacTCGATGTCTTGCGTGCCGAGAGCATCACCAACCCGCTGCCTATCTCTGGCGACCGTCACCCTCGCGCACGAAGTGCAGAGCCCGGGACAAGCGAactggcgtcgccgccgtttCGATCGAGGGGTGAGTCCGCTGGGCGTAGCGTACGTCTGCAGGAATTTCGACCGCCGCTCCccgcagagaggagagggctgCACGCCAGTCACGGAGACATTATCTGGGAGGATTTGACGAACATGGATGTAACTGAGCTgtcttctttcccccctgCTGAGGCGACTCACTACCGCGGCTACTCAAAGCACCCGTACACCTATGCACCTGTGGGCTCGCATCTCCGCCCTGACTCACCCAGCCACGATGGACCTCAACGAGAACTCTCGCAGCTGacagctgctgaaggaggctgccatgctgcagctgccaccaccagtgCTGGTACTCAGCCTCACCACTCCTCGCTTTCTGGAGAGTACACGGCGGACGACGGCCACGATCAACatgtgccgccaccgccgccgctcagTCGCACAAACGacgcctctctgctgctcttgtcttCATCcaactcccccctccctcatcacCGGTACCGCAGAGAGGTCTCAACAGAACGACCGCTGCGCCGTTCGCCGCCGGTGCGCGCGGCAGTACCATCGCCAGCTGTCCTGCCGTCCTTGTTCACCAGCGAGGCAGCGCGCGCGGCTGCTGTCCAGGCATCTTCGTCGTTGGAGTTGTGCTTTGACAAGGATGACATGCACGCAGTTCTGgcaagcgctgccgctgccgctgcgtcccCGGTGCTGACGGGGAGAACGCAACAGGGCTGGGGCGCTGTTCAACCATCTTCAGCGCAGttggatggcgctgctgttgctgagaCAGACGCTCTGTGCCGCATACACCGGCGCATTACTCATGACGCCCATCGCGGGACTGAAGCGGCATCAACTTATACGCAGAGCCTCGGAACTTCCGTCGATGCTTCAGTGACAGCGGAAGCTGTCGCCACGCCCTCGTCATTGAACTACTCGCCCCTGATGGCGATGCCGGACGATGATGCGCAGTCTGCCAGCAGTAGTTCTGATGTCACGGCTGCAGACGGTGGGCGACACCCACTTTGGCAGCTGCCTATGTCAAGGAATGGCGTGGGCGACAAGCAGCCCCGCCGCCACAGGATAGCCGCCGCTTCCGCGGCTTCCCCGTCCGCGCCCGTGAAGGATGTCTTCATCACCCACGGCGTCGGACGCCCCTTGGGAGCGTTGCCTCAAGGATCTCGCTCGGTtgggcagcggcatcagcgaGAGGCGACTGCccctgcagctgtggcgcctctgtgtggagtgtcctcccctccgccctctGGCGAcctgtcgtctctctccaccgctgccggccCCAGTGTGCGCGCggacggcggcagaggtgcaaATGCGGCAGAGGCCCGACAACcgcaggaggaagaggagcgcacCTCTTTGAGCAGAGACTGCTACCTGCCACCGCACGTGATGCCGTCCCCACGTGATGCCGTCGACACGGGGCCATTCCCGCCTCGAGCTCCCGCGGATCGCAGCGACAAGGGGGTCGGTGATGATGGCAGCGGGTGCAATGGCGACCGTGAAGGCAGCGATGGTTTGCGCTTCAATGACCTCTTCcctggcagcggtggagagggaagtaTTGGCCAAGAAGGGCACCCTAGAGAAGACGAGTCGCTCCCCCTGCGTGACTTCTCCGGTGCCGTCGAGGAGAGGTCTGTGCAGAGAGCCGCTGCTCACATCGATCATCAGCGCTGTGACTCGTACAGGCCATCACAGGGCAACTCGAGAGGACAGAACTTCACACGCGATGCACGTCATCGTGTAATACCGCTGTTCCCTGCCGCGTACAGGAATGCGGTGCCCTTTCTCGACTACCTCGAGCGCGTCAACGCCGCCAGCTCACATCAGCTGCTCAAGGAGCTGGCTGCCATGCGCGAAGCTTGGGTCACCAGCACTCAGGTAGAAGACGCGGCTGGGGGCGGAGGCGAATATTCTAGGAGGGCGACAGAGTCCGTTGTGGTGGACTGCCTTGCCATGGATCTGCTGCTCAACAAAGCCAGCGCACTCGAGTGCATTGTGGTGCCTTGgctgcgcacacgcctggAGTCGATGATGGCGGTCCATTCGGCAGAGAGGGTGAACTCCGGCGCTGGAAATTATCGCAACCAAGGCAAGGCCGTCGCTGCCAACGCACTCCGACGAACAGAGGCGGATGCAGAGGGCGTTGGTGAAGGGGTTGCAGCGGTGAATAACAGCGTACTGTGTGCCATCATCGgcctcggcggcgtcgcATTCACGCTTCTTCCCACTCTCCTGCAGCTACTTCTCtggctgccgccaccgtcgccggcgTCGGTGTGTGATGCGCGCCTCGTTGGACTTGCGATACGCACCGTGGGCGGTGCAGAAGGACTAGAGACTGTGATTCGCatagtgcagcagcagacggagGGGGCGCATGTTttgacagcggcggcgtacGCGCTCAGTACATACAGCTTCGAGCTCGTGGGCCACACAAGCGCCGTGTGCATTCCCGCTGGTGCGATGCGTCAGTTTGGCGCGGGCGGAGGTGCAGACTCGCTTTTCCAGCTCGTGCCGGATgacttttcctcctccacagcgtcCTCATTCTCGGCATCGCCGatgatggaggagctgcggccgCTCTGGAGTCGCGatcctctcttgctttcgCCTACTGCGACAACAGGAGCGCCGACGGGGCTGCATCTCCTCTACCTTcagtcaccaccaccgtatCGACCGACCCACGTGATGGTAGACGCGGAGGTCGCACGATGCGAGCTGCTAGCGTACCTCCGCACCGACCAGTTTTGCATAACACACGCATACCCGTACATCATGGTGTTACTGAATGATGCTCTGAACGCGCGCCTGCTGAGCGCTGTCCTTACCCCGACAGCGCTGAGCCTCTACTCACCCATCTTAttccagctgcgccgtggCCTGCACCGGGTGCTGGCTGACGACATCACCAACACTGCACCACATCAACGAGGCAATGTCGGCAGCTGTGACATCGATGACAAGGCTGCAACTGCGCaggggctgctgcggcttccACTTCTCCCGTATTCCCTTCATCGCTTCTTTGCAGGGGAGAAGGATATGCTTTTCGCTCTGGAgtcggcgctggtgcacgCCCTCTTGGCGCGCTCCGCAACTGCGCTGGTCCAAGAGCAGGCGCTCATGTCACTGAGCTCGCTGCCCCCAGAGGCCCGCGTGCACGTGGTTCAGCCTGTGACGGACTTCTTTATAAGCTCGGCACGCAAGCTACACCTGCGACAAACAACTACGATGCGGCGCTTTGCCGCCCAAGCTAGCCGTGGTGACCCTCCAGCAACCGGTCCTGGCCCCTGTAATGGAGCAGGAGGGGTGGACGCCAGCGAAAATGTTACCGTTGCAGCGGCCATTGCTGCCGGCACTGTGTGCGTGAACTCCCTTGCCTCGAGTTCTTGCGTGGACGGCTGCATTGCTGCACTTGTCCCCGTCTtccaggagctgctgcactcgcCGTTGTGGCGGGTGCGGCAcgcggcgtgtgtggggcTCTCACGCATTGGTCCCTTGACGGCAGACCCATCCTCTATTGTTCACTTCCTGCTGACCCGCCTTGCACTTCAAGACCCTTTGGCAGAAGACGAGAGGAGTTTAAGCCAGTCCCCGTCTGCGGTTGCCACATGGTCCCCACAGCTGCCGTTGCAGTGTGCCACTGTCGTGTGGTgtcttgcgcagcagcgacagggcGGTGTGcgagcactgctgcagctcctgcaggacCCCAAGCAACCTCCGCAAGTGCACCACTGGTGCGCCTTCCAGCTGGCTGAGGTAGACGTACACGAGGCGTGCGCGAAGCTGAACGGTGGCGACTCTCCTGAAGCCGATGCGCTGCTCGATGAgctggtgcaggtgctgggGAAGCTCATTGTGACGCAGGGCGCCTTGGAAGAGGACACGatgctgttgtgtgtgcgggcgctggcggaggtggtgcatCGACACCACACCACTGCGACGTCGCCagtcagcagcgctgctgctcctgctgcggtggtCGCCGCCTTTTTACTTGACACCATTCAGTCAGCCCATGAGGCTGCCGGCTGCTGCCAGGGGGAGGAGCCAAACACCTGTTTTACTGTGCTCACGTCCGTGCTGGAGGCGGCACTCTTACCCACCAACGTCCTCAAGGCGCTGTGCCTGTACCTCTGCCGGTACGGCGGCGGCCACGGGGAGCTGTACGTATGCGAACTGCTGCTCCAGAGCAGCTCCGTCGCCGTTCGAACCGCCGCCGCATTTGGGCTGCGGGGCTGCGGTGCCAAGGCTCTGCGTAGCGTCGTCTTTGGCATGAACGACGGCAGCTTTGACGTGCGGCGTGAGGCCTTTGAGACGCTCACCGCCATCGGCGCCCCGGCAGCACTGGaggtactgcagcagcgaccggCAGAGCACCGGCATCAGGTGCAAGCTGCACTGCGTGATTGCTTGCTGCAGGATGCCAGTCGCCCTGTGTCGCGCAAGGTCGCTGAGGCTGTGTATCGAGCCCTTCTAAGCGAGGAGCTGCTTGGAGCACGGGAGCTTTCGTAG